In Eupeodes corollae chromosome 3, idEupCoro1.1, whole genome shotgun sequence, a single genomic region encodes these proteins:
- the LOC129949565 gene encoding proteasome subunit alpha type-5: MFLTRSEYDRGVNTFSPEGRLFQVEYAIEAIKLGSTAIGISTPEGVVLAVEKRITSPLMEPGTVEKISEVDKHIGCATSGLMADARTLIDRARVECQNHWFVYNERMTIESCAQAVSTLAIQFGDSGDGGSAMSRPFGVAILFAGIEDGKPQLWHMDPSGTYIRYGAKAIGSGSEGAQQNLQDNYTKEMTLNEAIELALNTLKQVMEEKLNSTNVEVMTMTPDALFRMYTKEEVEQVITKLV, from the exons ATGTTTCTCACCCGGTCTGAATACGATAGAGGAGTAAACACCTTCTCCCCAGAAGGTCGTCTGTTCCAAGTTGAATATGCAATTGAAGCCATTAAGTTAGGATCTACCGCGATCGGAATTTCCACTCCTGAAG GAGTCGTTTTGGCGGTCGAAAAACGTATCACCTCACCCTTGATGGAACCCGGTACAGTCGAAAAGATCTCCGAAGTAGACAAGCACATCGGTTGCGCCACTTCTGGACTTATGGCCGATGCTCGTACCCTCATCGATCGGGCTCGTGTCGAATGTCAGAACCACTGGTTTGTCTACAACGAACGTATGACCATTGAGTCGTGCGCTCAAGCTGTCTCAACTCTGGCCATTCAATTCGGTGACAGTGGAGACGGTGGCTCTGCCATGAGTCGGCCCTTTGGCGTTGCTATTCTGTTCGCTGGAATCGAAGATGGCAAACCCCAACTGTGGCATATGGATCCATCTGGCACGTACATTCGATATGGAGCTAAGGCGATTGGTTCGGGTAGCGAAGGAGCCCAGCAGAACTTGCAGGACAACTACACAAAAGAGATGACTCTCAATGAAGCCATCGAATTGGCTCTCAACACCCTCAAACAAGTCATGGAAGAAAAACTCAATTCGACGAATGTCGAAGTGATGACCATGACACCAGATGCACTCTTCCGCATGTACACCAAGGAAGAAGTGGAACAAGTGATTACCAAGCTTGTTTAG